The following proteins come from a genomic window of Mucinivorans hirudinis:
- a CDS encoding Glycosyltransferase: MRTIYIFDEHQSSCNNGIGTYIRELNACLSDTEYKIIKISCNADVDEFEIDTIRGVIYFPQFQYGNFTDNSEAISTILALHILDDTNNLFIINHSPSNQLLIEMKEVFPKSKFLFVIHDMCWTAQLMGDSKLLLSTEDYALKIRIEQEKEMIDIVDYVVCLNNETYKVIKDIYSIKTEGKVFVISNGLSNDKKCGSDRNTIMRELYLDRDEPLVLFVGRLTYAKGLKVLIDAFEIVLKTIPKMRLVLVGTHDPLFARVSISSRLASRIIFTGHISKEELSKWYTVSDIGVIPSFSEQCSFVAIEMMMYSLAIIYADSFGLRCMFDNGNDGCIVMRNENFTENLASIIIELNNNNELRQKFQHNAANSYTKKYSSEIMRRNYITMLNKIYDN, encoded by the coding sequence ATGAGAACCATTTACATCTTCGATGAACACCAAAGTTCGTGTAATAATGGTATTGGAACATATATTAGAGAGCTAAACGCATGTTTATCAGATACTGAATATAAAATAATCAAAATAAGTTGCAACGCAGATGTGGATGAGTTTGAAATAGACACAATTCGCGGTGTTATCTATTTTCCTCAATTCCAATATGGTAATTTCACAGATAATAGCGAAGCAATTTCAACAATACTGGCATTACATATTTTGGATGATACTAACAACCTCTTTATCATAAACCATTCACCTTCAAATCAATTATTAATTGAAATGAAAGAGGTATTTCCTAAATCGAAATTTCTATTCGTAATTCACGATATGTGCTGGACTGCTCAACTAATGGGAGATAGTAAGTTGTTACTTTCGACAGAGGACTATGCTCTTAAAATTCGGATAGAGCAGGAAAAAGAGATGATTGATATCGTGGATTACGTAGTTTGTTTGAATAATGAAACCTATAAGGTAATTAAAGATATTTATAGTATCAAGACTGAAGGTAAAGTATTTGTCATAAGTAATGGTCTTAGCAATGACAAGAAATGTGGTAGTGATAGAAATACCATTATGAGAGAGTTATATCTTGACCGTGATGAACCTTTGGTTTTATTTGTAGGGCGATTGACGTATGCAAAAGGTCTAAAAGTATTGATAGATGCTTTTGAAATTGTTCTAAAAACCATTCCAAAGATGCGTTTGGTCTTAGTTGGGACTCACGATCCTCTCTTTGCGCGTGTGAGTATCAGTAGTAGATTGGCATCTCGAATAATATTTACTGGACATATCAGTAAAGAGGAATTAAGTAAATGGTATACTGTTTCTGACATAGGTGTTATTCCATCGTTTTCAGAGCAATGTTCTTTTGTAGCGATAGAAATGATGATGTACTCTTTGGCTATAATTTATGCTGATAGTTTTGGTTTACGTTGTATGTTTGATAATGGAAATGATGGATGTATTGTTATGCGAAATGAAAACTTCACGGAAAATCTTGCTTCGATAATCATTGAGCTTAATAACAATAATGAATTAAGACAAAAGTTTCAACATAATGCAGCTAATAGTTATACAAAAAAATACTCATCAGAAATAATGAGGCGAAATTATATTACAATGTTAAATAAGATATATGATAATTAA
- a CDS encoding putative hemolysin secretion protein, translating into MPSDNREYSPQSTEIFGKMPHWIIRRGMSVIFLIFAGLIAGSYLMKYPQIVVAPITITTINPPTDLIAKTTGRIDTIFAKEGATVHQDEVVAMLQNSAKYQDANNVLEHIENFDPSADNSWIEQNYSMGELQSPFSEFRTQYLNYQHYIKADNIGKKRRLLERQTEQYKTYLRQLTSQRGLIKRDYEYTLINFRRDSALYADRVISSLEYERSAQAKLQKESAMASYEASLTTTELTVMQMEQQLLELDLQYDNETTTYKNQINESRTRLLAQIRQWQQNYLLISPIVGRLSFAKFWSSNQHIQAGEKLATIIPADSSEVVGIMEVPSAGFGRVAVGQTVNVKLNGFPYFEYGLLKGVVNRISSVPEKDGYIVEVTFPQGLQSTYKEQLQLIQRMDGTGDIITRDQRLIQRFIQPLRAFFDR; encoded by the coding sequence ATGCCATCAGACAATAGAGAATACAGCCCCCAGAGCACCGAAATCTTCGGCAAGATGCCCCATTGGATAATCCGCCGGGGTATGAGTGTGATATTCCTGATATTCGCCGGACTCATCGCCGGCAGCTACCTGATGAAATATCCCCAAATCGTAGTTGCCCCAATAACCATAACCACAATCAACCCACCAACAGACCTTATCGCCAAAACTACGGGACGCATCGACACAATCTTTGCAAAAGAGGGAGCAACCGTCCATCAGGACGAAGTGGTGGCTATGCTCCAAAACAGTGCCAAATATCAAGACGCAAACAACGTACTGGAACATATCGAAAACTTCGACCCCTCTGCCGACAACTCGTGGATAGAACAAAACTACTCTATGGGTGAATTGCAAAGCCCCTTCTCGGAGTTCCGCACCCAATATCTCAACTACCAACACTATATCAAGGCGGACAATATCGGCAAAAAGAGACGACTATTGGAGAGACAGACCGAGCAGTATAAAACATATCTCCGCCAACTCACCTCGCAGAGAGGGTTGATAAAGAGAGATTACGAATATACACTAATCAACTTCAGGCGAGATTCGGCACTATATGCCGACCGGGTAATCTCCTCTTTGGAGTATGAGCGCAGCGCGCAAGCTAAGCTGCAAAAAGAGAGTGCAATGGCAAGCTACGAAGCTTCGCTTACCACGACAGAGCTTACCGTGATGCAGATGGAGCAACAACTCTTGGAGCTCGACCTGCAATACGATAACGAAACGACAACCTACAAAAACCAAATCAACGAGAGCCGCACACGCCTCTTGGCACAAATCCGCCAGTGGCAACAAAACTACCTGCTCATCTCGCCGATAGTGGGGCGATTGTCCTTTGCGAAGTTCTGGAGCAGCAACCAACACATCCAAGCGGGCGAGAAGTTGGCAACAATCATTCCGGCAGACTCCTCCGAGGTTGTGGGTATAATGGAAGTGCCCTCGGCAGGATTCGGACGTGTGGCGGTGGGTCAGACGGTGAATGTGAAGCTGAACGGCTTTCCATACTTTGAGTACGGGTTGCTCAAGGGTGTGGTAAACCGAATTTCGTCAGTTCCCGAGAAGGATGGCTATATCGTGGAGGTAACTTTTCCGCAGGGGCTGCAATCGACCTACAAAGAGCAGCTCCAACTTATCCAAAGAATGGACGGCACGGGCGATATTATAACCCGCGACCAAAGACTGATTCAAAGATTTATTCAGCCGCTCAGGGCGTTTTTTGATAGATAA
- a CDS encoding ABC transporter ATP-binding protein: MDCGATCLRMVARFYGKGYPAAFFRERCHTTREGVSMLGISDAAEGVGFRTMGVKISFEQLCNEVNLPCIVHWNQNHFAVVYNIKREKIYIADPAAGLFCYDKERFLKSWLSTSSEGSELTLTQGTALLLEPTPRFYEEETPDESKLHFGHLLRYLTPYKRYIIQLFLGLLTGSLISLIFPFLTQSVVDTGIGNNDINIVVAILIAQVMLTLGQTANDLIKSWLMLHITTRISISLISDFLGKLMRLPIAFFDSKMVGDIMQRIGDHSRIQSFLTGSIISIAVAAITFVIYSGVMASYNLPILGVFVLGSALYVGWILIFLKRRRKLDYMRFQEAAANQSNIVQLINGMQDIKLNNCEKQKRWVWEGIQAKLYKISIKGLTLQQTQQVGGLFIDQSKNVFISFLAATAVINGEMTLGMMMAMQYIIGQLNAPLSQFIGFVQESQDAKISLERLNEIHSKDDEEPASKSKIREIPTGEDIVLRNVSFQYEGPNSEKVLNDVSLTIEAGKVTAIVGTSGSGKTTLLKLLLGFYEPASGEVLLGSVPLKMYSDTVWRGHCAAVMQEGYIFSDTIAGNIGVMDEVPDMKRVNKAVDIANIREFIESLPLRYNTKIGSDGHGLSTGQKQRLLIARAAYKEAEYIMFDEATNSLDANNERVIMDKLQGFFRGKTVVVVAHRLSTVRSADKIVVLEDGKVVEQGTHQELVVGRGAYYELVRNQLELGN; this comes from the coding sequence ATGGATTGCGGCGCGACTTGCTTACGTATGGTTGCGCGGTTCTATGGCAAGGGTTATCCGGCGGCATTTTTTCGGGAGCGGTGCCATACCACTCGCGAGGGGGTGTCGATGCTGGGTATTTCGGATGCGGCGGAGGGTGTGGGGTTTCGCACGATGGGGGTTAAGATCTCTTTTGAGCAGCTCTGCAATGAGGTGAATCTGCCCTGCATCGTCCACTGGAATCAGAACCACTTTGCGGTGGTCTATAACATCAAGCGCGAGAAGATTTACATTGCCGACCCTGCAGCGGGACTGTTCTGCTACGACAAGGAGCGGTTTTTGAAGAGTTGGTTATCTACCTCCTCTGAGGGCAGCGAACTGACCCTCACTCAGGGCACGGCACTGCTATTAGAGCCTACTCCGAGGTTCTACGAAGAGGAGACACCGGATGAGAGCAAGCTCCACTTCGGACACCTGTTGCGCTATCTCACGCCCTATAAACGCTATATCATTCAGTTGTTTCTGGGTCTGCTTACGGGGAGCCTTATAAGCCTGATTTTTCCGTTTCTGACCCAGTCAGTGGTGGATACGGGTATCGGTAATAACGACATCAATATCGTTGTTGCGATTCTCATTGCGCAGGTTATGCTGACACTGGGACAGACGGCTAATGACCTGATTAAGAGCTGGCTGATGCTCCATATCACCACCCGCATCAGCATATCGTTGATTTCGGATTTCTTGGGCAAGTTGATGCGGTTGCCTATAGCCTTTTTCGACTCTAAGATGGTGGGCGATATTATGCAGCGCATCGGCGACCATAGCCGCATCCAGTCGTTTCTGACGGGTTCGATAATCAGCATTGCCGTTGCGGCAATTACTTTTGTGATATACTCGGGTGTGATGGCGAGCTACAACCTGCCGATTCTGGGGGTGTTTGTCTTGGGTAGTGCTTTGTATGTGGGTTGGATTTTGATATTTTTGAAGCGTCGCCGCAAGTTGGACTATATGCGTTTTCAGGAGGCGGCAGCCAACCAGAGCAATATCGTTCAGTTGATAAACGGTATGCAGGACATTAAGCTCAACAACTGCGAGAAGCAGAAGCGTTGGGTGTGGGAGGGTATCCAAGCGAAGCTCTATAAAATCAGCATCAAGGGTCTCACCCTGCAACAGACCCAGCAGGTGGGAGGTCTCTTTATCGACCAAAGCAAAAACGTCTTTATCTCCTTTTTGGCTGCTACGGCTGTGATTAACGGCGAGATGACCTTGGGTATGATGATGGCGATGCAGTATATCATCGGGCAGTTGAATGCTCCGTTGTCTCAGTTTATAGGGTTCGTTCAGGAGAGTCAGGATGCAAAGATCAGTTTGGAGCGTCTGAATGAAATTCACAGCAAGGATGATGAAGAGCCGGCATCGAAGAGTAAAATCCGTGAGATTCCCACGGGTGAAGATATAGTTTTGAGGAACGTCAGTTTTCAATACGAGGGTCCCAACTCCGAAAAGGTTTTGAACGATGTCTCTCTTACTATTGAAGCGGGCAAGGTTACGGCTATTGTCGGCACGAGTGGCAGCGGGAAGACGACGCTGCTTAAGTTGTTGCTTGGGTTTTATGAGCCTGCTTCGGGAGAGGTTTTATTAGGTTCAGTGCCCCTAAAAATGTACAGCGACACTGTTTGGCGAGGTCATTGTGCTGCGGTGATGCAGGAGGGTTATATCTTTTCGGACACTATTGCGGGCAATATCGGGGTGATGGACGAGGTTCCCGATATGAAGCGGGTGAACAAGGCTGTGGATATTGCCAACATCAGGGAGTTTATCGAGTCGTTGCCGCTGCGTTACAACACCAAAATCGGCTCGGACGGACACGGACTGAGCACGGGTCAGAAGCAGCGTTTGTTGATAGCTCGTGCGGCGTACAAGGAGGCGGAGTATATAATGTTCGACGAGGCTACCAATTCGTTGGATGCGAACAATGAGCGTGTGATAATGGATAAGTTGCAGGGTTTTTTCCGTGGAAAGACTGTTGTTGTTGTGGCACATAGGTTGAGCACTGTTCGTAGTGCGGACAAGATAGTAGTTCTGGAGGATGGTAAGGTTGTTGAGCAGGGGACTCATCAGGAGCTTGTTGTGGGGAGGGGGGCTTATTATGAGTTGGTGAGGAATCAGTTAGAGTTAGGAAACTAA
- a CDS encoding N-Acetylneuraminate cytidylyltransferase: MKKIAFIPLRAQSKGIEGKNTKALRGKPLFCWILDTVISCSEFDEIWVATDCDCVRSILGDSYPTVSLFDRSSESATDLSPTIDVVMEFLSTKSYAGGDWFVLFQATSPFTRQEEIKKLCAVIGQTDKVSIVACYRSNRFRWSSEGVPLDYSWSNKPRRQDYEGLLLEAGAFYASKISSIEQSKQLITSPAEVVEISETTALDIDNLIDFAMAETFIEYGLL, translated from the coding sequence ATGAAAAAGATTGCTTTTATACCCCTTCGGGCTCAAAGTAAAGGGATTGAAGGGAAAAACACCAAAGCGTTACGAGGTAAGCCTCTGTTTTGTTGGATACTCGATACGGTCATATCTTGCTCGGAGTTTGACGAGATATGGGTGGCGACCGATTGCGATTGTGTACGTTCTATTCTTGGGGATAGCTACCCAACTGTATCTCTCTTTGACCGAAGTAGTGAAAGTGCGACAGACCTATCGCCTACGATAGATGTTGTTATGGAATTTTTATCGACTAAGTCATACGCCGGGGGCGACTGGTTTGTGCTATTTCAAGCAACATCGCCATTTACAAGACAAGAGGAGATTAAAAAATTGTGTGCTGTTATTGGGCAAACAGACAAGGTATCTATTGTCGCCTGTTACCGTTCAAATCGTTTTAGGTGGAGTAGTGAAGGTGTGCCGTTAGACTATTCGTGGAGTAACAAACCTCGTCGTCAAGATTACGAAGGGTTGTTGCTTGAAGCCGGAGCATTCTATGCTTCCAAAATATCGTCAATCGAACAATCAAAGCAACTTATAACATCACCGGCGGAAGTTGTAGAGATAAGCGAAACGACAGCTTTAGATATCGACAATCTCATTGACTTTGCAATGGCTGAAACATTTATTGAATATGGATTATTATAG